A region of Kiritimatiellales bacterium DNA encodes the following proteins:
- a CDS encoding shikimate kinase, producing MKKRNIILVGFMGTGKTATGKILAAKTGMPLVDMDSAIEKQQNRTISEIFATDGEAAFRQMERELVKELAARNGLIISTGGGIVLNSDNIVDFEKSGLTVCLTASAKTIFRRVSSNTTRPLLSGDKKVQIAELLEKRRPLYDAIRYQIDADRLNAEERADAILHLYTLEK from the coding sequence ATGAAAAAGCGGAATATCATTCTGGTCGGTTTTATGGGCACCGGAAAAACAGCGACCGGAAAAATTCTGGCGGCAAAAACCGGCATGCCGCTGGTTGATATGGATTCCGCAATTGAAAAACAGCAGAATCGCACGATTTCTGAAATTTTTGCCACTGACGGTGAAGCGGCGTTCCGGCAGATGGAGCGCGAACTGGTAAAGGAACTGGCGGCGCGCAACGGTCTGATTATTTCCACCGGCGGCGGAATCGTCTTGAACTCCGATAATATTGTCGACTTTGAGAAAAGCGGACTGACGGTGTGCCTCACCGCATCGGCGAAAACAATTTTCCGCCGCGTTTCAAGTAATACGACCCGTCCGTTACTTTCCGGCGATAAAAAGGTTCAGATTGCAGAGCTGCTGGAAAAGCGGCGCCCATTATACGATGCCATCCGCTATCAAATTGACGCCGACCGGTTAAATGCCGAGGAACGCGCCGATGCGATTCTGCACCTGTACACGCTTGAAAAGTGA
- a CDS encoding sulfatase-like hydrolase/transferase, giving the protein MSTQPNILILFPDQLRADFLGCYGAEFAKTPNIDRLCSESIQYIHAVSPSPVSVPARASMLTGFNAIKTGVFHNDHWLRPDHAACGMPTWAELLRENGYCTASIGKMHFYPWDIAEGFDFRLIAEDKRHYDILDDYADYLNIHGFRKYHANKNPGYQEHKGAACSRIPMEHQVDIWTANQTVKFITQHNTKKPFACMVGFPGPHCPYDPPDKIAALFDPRQMPESIPPNDVSRHFHNDFVKGSLLYWNGVDYTTFTEEQKKRVKAYYSALIHQIDIGVGWITDCLQKTGQLNNTIIIFASDHGEYAGDFDMVGKGHFSGPSIHIPLLIRVPGQLPQTINTPVSLTDLFSSILQLAGVDCEENNDSRILPGLPNAGQPRDHLFAASALGYMVLTSQWKYSRYLSGLKVLYNLNDDPQEQRNRINDPACAPIIQKLDAILTREIDESIEFANREKCVERGGLCGEGPFGKRGWQRTYPANSNKFIPHHLLGIDRDV; this is encoded by the coding sequence ATGTCGACACAACCAAATATTCTAATTCTGTTTCCGGATCAGCTTCGTGCTGACTTTCTGGGTTGTTACGGGGCTGAATTCGCAAAGACTCCGAATATTGACCGGCTCTGCTCTGAAAGTATTCAGTATATCCATGCAGTTTCTCCATCACCCGTTTCTGTACCGGCCCGGGCTTCCATGCTGACTGGATTTAATGCAATAAAAACCGGGGTATTCCATAACGATCATTGGTTGCGTCCAGATCATGCTGCATGTGGCATGCCCACATGGGCAGAACTCCTTCGGGAAAACGGCTATTGTACTGCTTCTATCGGGAAAATGCATTTTTATCCATGGGACATTGCGGAAGGTTTCGACTTCCGCCTCATTGCCGAGGACAAGCGTCATTATGATATTCTAGATGATTATGCAGATTATCTGAATATTCATGGATTTAGAAAATATCATGCAAACAAAAATCCCGGCTACCAGGAACACAAAGGAGCTGCTTGCAGTCGTATTCCGATGGAGCACCAGGTCGACATCTGGACTGCTAACCAAACGGTCAAATTTATCACGCAGCATAATACTAAAAAACCTTTTGCTTGCATGGTCGGTTTTCCCGGCCCTCACTGCCCGTATGATCCACCGGATAAAATTGCTGCATTATTCGATCCCCGCCAGATGCCAGAAAGTATTCCACCCAATGATGTCTCCCGTCACTTCCATAATGATTTTGTGAAAGGCTCCCTTCTCTATTGGAACGGAGTGGATTATACTACATTTACGGAAGAACAGAAAAAACGAGTCAAAGCCTACTATAGCGCATTAATTCACCAGATTGATATCGGTGTCGGATGGATTACAGACTGTTTGCAGAAAACAGGGCAGCTAAACAATACCATCATCATATTCGCCTCGGATCACGGTGAATACGCCGGCGACTTTGATATGGTTGGCAAAGGACATTTTAGCGGGCCAAGTATTCACATTCCATTATTGATACGTGTTCCCGGTCAGTTGCCGCAAACCATAAACACTCCGGTTTCACTGACGGACCTATTCAGTTCCATTTTGCAGCTGGCCGGTGTCGACTGCGAGGAGAACAACGATTCCCGTATTTTGCCCGGACTGCCGAATGCCGGGCAGCCGCGCGATCATCTTTTTGCAGCCTCAGCCTTGGGGTATATGGTACTGACAAGCCAATGGAAATACAGCCGTTATCTTTCCGGACTCAAGGTGCTCTACAACCTGAATGACGATCCTCAAGAACAGCGTAACCGTATCAATGATCCGGCCTGTGCACCTATTATCCAGAAGCTTGATGCGATCTTAACTCGGGAAATCGACGAATCTATCGAGTTCGCCAATCGAGAAAAATGCGTTGAACGCGGCGGCTTATGCGGAGAAGGTCCTTTCGGGAAGCGCGGCTGGCAGCGCACCTATCCAGCGAATTCTAATAAGTTTATCCCGCACCATTTACTCGGCATTGACAGAGACGTGTGA
- a CDS encoding LacI family DNA-binding transcriptional regulator: MKKPTQAEIAHRLGVSRATVSRVLRNISGQKSRTAARIIEMAREVGYRLPATEQAVNRKAFSRRKNQAIGLFLCMPDVPPRSDRMPLRILHGATDATRLKNILLHVEYISVSEAQKIRSRHDLPVSLRRGAVSGIMLAGLFPPAFAQAATAQKPCVQMMIHHPGLPIDMVGQNNRTAVGQLVGFLKKQGHEKIGFLCKRPVQSYAYARFAGYIEALARTGEICDSALVVNLYMESAQPFEDVLRAVTSGVRAWICEHDGYGYELVEFLQSCGLSVPRDVVVAGFDALDVPAGLCPLPTIDWPIEDIAAAGIELLFRRINEPSRAISQLLFDGRLVDPGASY; encoded by the coding sequence ATGAAAAAACCTACACAAGCAGAAATTGCCCATCGGCTCGGCGTGTCGCGCGCAACTGTGAGCCGGGTATTACGTAATATTTCCGGGCAAAAATCGCGTACTGCGGCTCGGATTATTGAGATGGCCAGAGAGGTTGGGTATCGTCTTCCCGCTACAGAACAGGCTGTAAATCGAAAGGCATTCAGCCGTCGTAAGAATCAGGCGATCGGACTGTTTCTCTGTATGCCGGATGTTCCTCCGCGCAGCGATCGGATGCCCCTACGGATTCTCCATGGAGCAACGGATGCTACCCGCCTGAAAAATATTCTGTTGCATGTGGAATATATTTCCGTTTCCGAAGCGCAAAAGATCCGATCGCGGCATGATCTCCCGGTGTCTTTGCGACGCGGAGCAGTCTCAGGAATTATGCTGGCGGGGCTTTTCCCTCCGGCGTTCGCACAGGCGGCAACTGCGCAGAAGCCCTGTGTACAAATGATGATACACCATCCCGGACTACCTATAGACATGGTGGGTCAAAATAACCGGACAGCGGTTGGACAGCTGGTTGGTTTTTTAAAAAAACAGGGACATGAAAAAATCGGGTTCCTGTGTAAAAGACCAGTCCAGTCTTATGCCTATGCCCGGTTTGCCGGATACATAGAAGCGTTGGCCCGAACGGGAGAGATTTGTGATTCTGCGCTTGTTGTGAATTTATATATGGAAAGTGCGCAGCCTTTTGAAGATGTTCTGCGTGCTGTGACATCGGGGGTTCGGGCATGGATCTGCGAGCACGACGGCTACGGGTATGAACTGGTTGAATTTTTACAGTCATGCGGGCTATCGGTTCCACGAGATGTGGTGGTGGCCGGTTTTGATGCGCTGGATGTACCCGCAGGACTTTGCCCGTTACCGACGATTGACTGGCCTATTGAGGATATAGCCGCCGCTGGCATTGAACTGCTCTTTCGGAGGATCAATGAACCTAGCCGTGCGATTTCCCAGCTTCTTTTTGATGGCCGACTGGTTGATCCGGGCGCTTCGTATTAG